The sequence CAACGTGAAGGTGAGGCAGTCCTCCTTCAAGCTAATAGTATGGATACAGTATTAATTTCTCCTTCAAACAAACAAATAACCCCTCCTTCTAGTCTTCAGTCTGACTTTTTACTTCCtcccacctgcctattacttcccctgggcctcctcctcccttttctcctctggtccactctcctctcctatcagattcctttttctccaacccttgacctttctcacccacctggcttcacctatcaccttccaggcaGCTTCtcaaccgccccccccccaccacctttttagTCTGTCATTTTCCCTCTTCTTTTTCAATCCTGAAGAAGCGTCTTGGCCAGGAATGTCGACCGTTCTCTTCCATAGACGATGCCTGACATGCCGGCATTTTGCGTCCGCTGGTCAGCGCTGATCCGCCGTCGGTGACCCAGTCATCAAATGCGCATGCGCAAGGGTGGCAGCCGGGTCCCAGATATCGCGCATGCGTAAGGGTGACAGCTGGGTCCCGAATAGTGCGCATGCGTAAGGGTGGCCGCTGTGTGCCGAATATTGCGCGTGCGTAAGGGTGGCAGCTGGGTCCCGAATATCACGCATGCGCTTAGTGGACAAAAGGCGCTGGAGGATCTACAGCAGGTAGGAACGGGTCTCCGGGTGGGGTTTATGTGCACACGTCATCTAAGGGACCATTGCTGCGCGCTCCGGTCACACCGGGGCATAGTCCCGATTCTTTCTATCTGTTTCTCTCAGGTCCACAGTCCTGCCCGTGCCGGTGGAGCTCGGATTTATGCAGATGAGCGAAGGTGCTAGCGCCTTTTCTGTAGCGCATGCGCACCCGTGGGACCATGATGGCTAGATAGGTCTCTCGTTCGCGGGGGTTTCTGGGTATAGAGGCAGTCATGGATTCCACTGCTTGCGCTTCCCCAATACCTGTACTCTgtagtgtgtgtttggaatgcaAGCGGAGGGGATGGGAGCACACTGATTGTTCCAGCTGTCAAAATCCATGGATCACGGATTTGGAACAAAAATACAGTGCCAAGTTAATTGTGAGAAGggatgggagagatgcgtttgagagcagagttaatggtggagaaagggatgcccctttctttaaataggagagatgcgtttgagagtagaatgggagagatgtgttttcacgcacatctgccctcaccccatcctcctgccaccccactagggatagggttccccttgtcctcacctaccaccccactagcctctggtccaacatataattctccataacttctgccacctccaatgggatcccaccaccaagcatatctttccctcaccccccaccctttctgctttccagagGGATCGCTCtgtacgcgactcccttgtccattcattccccccatcccttcccattgatctccctcctgacacttatccttgtaagcggaacaagtgctacacctgcccttacagttcctccctcaccaccattcaggaccccagacagtctgtccaggtgaggtgacacttcacctgtgagtcggctggtgtgatatacagtgtccagtgctcctggtgtggccgtctatatattggtgagatccgacacagactgggagacttacactgaacacctacgctctgtccgccagagaaagcaggatctcccagtagccattttaattccaagtcccattcccattctgatatgtctatccatggcctcctctactgtcgagatgaagtcacactcaggttggaggaacaacaattTATTTTccgtctccaacctgatggtatgaacactgATTTGTCTAACTTCCGATAatacccttcctccccttcttaacccatcccttatttattatttccccccttttttcctctctctgtccctctcacaatcacactttgcctgctctccatctttctctggtgcacccctcccctttctttctcccaaggcctcccatcccacgatcctctctcctctccggcactgtatcccttttgccaaacaactttccagctcttagcttcatccctccccctcttgtcttcttctatcatttcggatttccccctccccctcccactttcaaatctcttattgtctgttctttcagttagtcctgacgaagggtctcggcccgaaacgtcgactgtacttctccctatagatgctgcctggcctgctgtgttccaccagctttttgtgtgtgattCTAAGTTAATCTCGGGTGAAGAGTCCAACTTAGTCAATAAAAATATCAAGTGGAGCtacatcaaaaaaaaacaaaattctaAAATTACTTttgttctacctcctcttgttctgaacctttctacctgtgagaacatgttttgaccCATTGTCTCTGGTTATATAATGATACTAAACACCTTTGTCCTGGGTAACAAGTGACCTGTAGCTTTCTCATCACTAGTATTCCATTGAGAAACACTGCTGCCCTCCCCTTCGTATTAATTGGCATTGCCATTGATGAGTCATTCGCCTTCAATCACCTGGCTGGTGGCGGGGTTCAGAATAATTGTAAAGTTACCAGGATCAGCCATATAAAAGCAGGTGGTCTTTGTAGCTTGATCTGGCCTTTGACCGAAACTTCGGATAATACTAATGGAGAGaaacaaactgagccaagtcacagattgCAGACAGGCAGAAAATGAGTCAGAAGTTTGATGGTCAGTATGGATGACTGCTCTGTGCCCAGGCAGAAGATCAGGTGTTGTGCATCCAACctgggttgaacctcactgttGCAGTGTGATGTCAGAGCTCACCATAAAGACTAAAGTGATCACATacgaaatgttgtccttcacccattgatgtattttgtaaatctttttacaggttagaaaCAGCAGAGATTTTATGTACAGGAATCTCAAAACACAACAACACATCAGTGTTGCTGTCTCTGCCCAGATATTTAAGGAGTGACCGGATATTTCCTCAGTAACACTGATATATCTGTTGTTGATCCTTGGAGATGAAGAAATATCTCATCCCAGCTGGAAACCTGTTTTGTGtctgaaatgaagttttctgTTGTAACTCAGTGAAATCCACTGGAACCGGGTACACACCAGCTGGGAACGCAGCAGCATTTGTTCAACTGCATTGATTGTGCGAGGGATTCACTGCGTCTGACATCTGACTTGAGACGTTGACAGCAGGTAGATATCATTCACCTGCTCTCAGTGTAGGAAGCCATTCTGTCACTCAGCCGACCCTCAGACATACCAGTGAGTTCACCTTGGGGAGAggtcattcacctgctctgtgtgtgggaggggatctactcagtcatccagcctgaagatacatcagcaagttcacaccacaGGGAGAGGGTTCACCTGTTCTGACTGCGGGAAGAGATTCATACTGTTATCCAAGCTGATGATATATCCAAGAATTTGCAACAGTGACAAGCTGTTCACCAGCTCCATGTCTGGGAAGAGATCCACTCAATCAGCCATCCCATAGACACACCAGTGAGTGCATAAGGGAGAGGGACTGTTTATTTGTTGCGAGAGTGGGAGCAAATTCTCACAAGGGAGAGACTCTCCACCTGTTCAGACCATCCAAAGTGATTGACATACTCATTCCATCACTTCTCAGTGGGGAGATgtcattcatctgctcagattgtgggaagggatttactcggtcacatcaactgaaagtacatcagcaagttcacactggggagaggctgttcacctgcccaGACTGTGGGAAAGTATTTACTCAGTTATCTGAGCTGAgcatacatcagcgagttcacactggggagagaccattcacctgctcagactgtgggaaggaattctcTCAGTCATATCAACTGAatgtacaccagcgagttcacactggggagaggccgttcacctgctcagattgtgggaaaggatttactctGTCCTCTCAACTGATGgtccatcagcgagttcatactggggagaggccattcacctgttcggtgtgtgggaagggatttgctcagtcatccagcctacagacacaccagtctgttcacactggggagaagccattcaaatGCTCAGACTGTGAAAAAATAtttactcggtcatctgacctattggcacaccagtcagttcacactggggagatgccattcatctgcttagtctgtgggaagggattcactcagtcatctcaactacagagacaccagcgagttcacacaggtgagaggccgttcacgtGTTcggtgtgtgggaagggattcactcagtcatccaacctacagagacaccagtcagttcacactggggagagaccgtttacctgttcagactgtgggaaaggatttccACGCTCATTTCAACTGAAAGTACACCAGCgcattcacactggggagaggccattcacctgctcagactgtgggaagggattcgctcagtcatctgaactgaaggtacatcagcgagttcacacgggagagaggccattcatctgctcagactgtgggaagggattcactcactcatccaacctacagacacaccagcgagttcacactggggagaggccgttcacctgcttcgactgtgggaagggattctctcggtcatttcaactactggcacaccagcgagttcacactggggagaagccattcacctgcttcgattgtgggaagggattctctcagtcatctcaactgaaggtacatcagcgagttcacactggagaaaggccattcatctgctcagactgtgggaagggattcattgtcTCATCTCAACTGATGGTCCATCaacgtgttcacactggggagaggccattcacctgttcagactgtgggaagggattcactacctcatcccaactgaaggaacatcagcgagttcacactggtgagaggccattcacctgctcagactgtgggaagggattcactcaatcatcccatCTGcaggcacaccagcgagttcacactgggtgaGACTATTCGCCTGGTCTGTCTTGTGAGAAGAGATTTCGTTAGTCATCTCAACTGATAGTATATTGGTGACTTCACACCTGTGCTGTATGAGGAAGGAGGTTTACTCAGCCAAACCACCTGCAGACAAATCaccgagttcacacaggggagacaGTTTAAATAACTCTGTGTTGAACTTTTAACCATTATGTTTGGTGAATCCAATTGCAAGTTGAagagtgactgttggtgtcagATCCTTCTGTTCATCACACCTggaactgaaccctggtcactgggcacgGGAGGGGTTTGTTCTGATCACATTGGCCTTTAATTGGACCGGAGTTAAATATTGTGGATTCGACAAAAATAAATCAGTCCTATTCTAAACCTTGTGTCTCAGCCCCTTGCTGACTCTGCAGTGCACATGATGTACAGTGGTGTGACCATTCCTCCTGTCAGATCTCGGTTATTTTCGATCCTGGGTTCTTTTACAATTTCAGGAATGAGCATGAAACTTTGATTTTCACGATCATTTATTTCAAAGTTTAAACAAAGATTTAAAACTTTGCATTTGAAACTAAATGATGAGCTGAGAAGTAAAGCAGAGATTCAATAAAATGATGGCACCTTTGAAAAATCTATCATCTCTATACTCAAGATAACCAAATTTCCTTCGATTACATAATCCAATTAAAAGGCAACACAATTCTAACACGTGCTAACAACAGCAATTAAACAATGCAAGGTGTATGTAACTGCTATACCACCTTCTGCCAGTAAGTGGGGACAAACTTCCATATACTGTGAAAAGTACTAGTTTGTTAAAGGTACATAATtattaaatatataaattaaCAGTAAAAAAATCTGTGATTAAAACAACAATATTAGTCTCACATGAATTCAACTAATATTTTATAAAAAGTATTTAACAAAACTGATTCCAGCAGCCCCCCCTTTGATTCTGTAAGGTTTACTGTTAGAATCACTACATCCGGAAGTTGACAGGTGGAAAAAACAGAAGTATCTACATTGCAGAGTAATTAAAAACTACTTCAATTGTATAATATCAAAGCTCTTAAAAGCACTTATAGTATTAAATCATGATTGGATATATTAGGAATATAGATACGAGTTTTGACTATTCTAGTAATAATCACTTTTAAGCAAACAAGAATGTAGATTATGCTAATGCATATTAATATGAATGTTACGATGTTTAATATTGAGTAACTATGTTTCAGGGTTTGCCACTATTCAGGTGGAACATTCCTTACCCTTAACTGCACGTGTTcctgcccccacccccaactGCTAAGAAAAGATCTAATGCCACATGATTCTGAAGAACTATTTTGCGCACGACATCTATTTCTGTCATTACCTTGCCAAAATGATGGGCCAGCTCAAGCAGCAGACTAAATAACTTGGGTACAACAATCAATTAAACTGTCTGCCATAATGTGCATATCAGCGTCTGAGATTGAGAGCTCTCAGTAGTGACATAGGTTGTCAAATAGACTACTGTCGAATGGCTAAATTCCATTGTTGTTTAACAACTCACCATTTTCCATCCAGTACCACTTTTCCTCATTTGAGCACTGATCTTGCATTACTCAAATATCTTGTATGTTCACTTCTGATACAGAGTTTAACTTATTTTCCATAGTATCAGTTATCCAATTTTCCTCTATTCCCTTTAATGCTTAACTTGTGCTCTTTTTGCAGTTTTGTTTGCAGAAGTTGTTTCCATGTCTTTCCATTAGAGTAACCCTTACTTTTCAATACACATGGTAGTTGTATGACCTCCATAAGTTCTACTAGTTGGCCATTTTGATTGCATTTCCTACAGCTGTAAGAAATCTTCTTTGTCTCCAGATTTCTAAAGACATGACGACTCTGAAAGCATATCAAAAATCCTTGGTACTGTGGATGTTAACTGATCTTCTATCTGCTAGTTTACAGGCTTCAATCAAAGCTTTCAGTTCTACTTCATATGCAGAGGTACCAGGAGCCATGATAGCTGAGGTCATAACTTCATTTTCTGTGACAACAACCATTCACATTCCTCCCTCAATGGTTGAGGAACAAGCAGTGTGTAGAATCAGCTCTGGGTTCAATAAAGGCACTTCTTTATGGTAATTTGCATGTTATTGTCCTTGTACATTCATGATCATCATAATCCTCCATGTCCACTGACAAGTGCAGCTGGATTTGCTGGACTCGCTCATTGAATGATGATATTAGGTGCCTCAAGAATAGTGGACCACTTCCACCACCAGCACTGAGCAGCTGTCACTTGAGAGGCCCTGTTCATAGTCAgtaaattagaaacatagaaaacgtacagcagaatataggccctttggcccacaaaactgtgccaaatatgtccttaccttcgaactacctaggcttacccatagtcctctgtttttctaagctccatgtatccatccaggagtctcttaaaagaccctattgtttctgcctctaccactgctggcagcccattccacacactcaccatctctgcgtaaaaaacgtaaccctgacatctcctctgtacctactttcaagcatcttaaagctgtgccctctcatgctagccatttcagtcctgggaaaaagtctctgactatctacacgatcgatgcctctcattatcttgtatactTCCATCacattacctctcatcctccctcgctccaaggagaaaaggctgggttcactcaacctattctcataaggcatgctccccaatccaggcaacatccttgtaaatctcctctgcatcctttctattgtttccatgtccttcctgtagtgaggcaactagaattgagcacagtactccaagtggggtctgaccagggacctatatagctacaacattacctctcagctcttaaactcaatcccatgattgatgaaggccaatgcatcatatgctttcttaaacacagagtcaacctgcataacagctttgagtgtcctatggactcggaccccaagatccctctgatcctccacactgccaagagtcttgcggTTAATATTATATTccaccatcatatttgatcttccaaaatgaaccacctcagacttatctgggttgaactccatctgccacttctcagcccagttctgcaaactatcaatgtcccactgtaacttcgggcagccttccacactatccacaacacccccaacctttgtgtcatcagcaaatttactaacccacactAAATTATGCGTTaactgtgaacattgaacactTAAAGTGATCCAGCACGATGATAAAAACATTCATGACTGCCAGGTAGGTTGCTTGCAATGATTGTGGATGTGAACCCCATCTTAAGGCTACATTGTCTAATTTGGCAGAGTAATACCCAACTGGACTTCATGTTCTTGAATTAAAACTGCTGTCATGTGGCCATGCTTCTCATTgatatacaaggtaaatggtcttACTGTATCAGGGATTCCTAATCTCAATGCAGTACTTAATATTGCCTTAAAGTTTGAAAAGCTGCCACCTGTTCTTCTTAACAGTTGCAGGGTCATCAGAGTGCTTGCTGCCTTTTAGCAGTCTAGTGAGGGGTTGAGTAATTTCGGAATATGGATCGACCCTGCTCTGTTGTAGTTGCACAAACCCAGAGATGATCAAAGTTGCAAGACTGTTGTAAGTGGTTTTGCTAATTTGCACGATCTTCGTTGATTTCTCATTTGTCTTGGGAAAGTTTCTGTCCCAAATAAATCATTTCCTCTTGTTCCAATTGTGCCTTGTCCAAATTTGCTCAAAGGCTTGATTATCGAGCAAATAGAGTTCATCTCGTTCATGCTAATCTGTGGTCTCGGAGGCAATCAGGATATCATCTACATGTATGATAATTGAGTCAGTGCCCAGAATGCCCCTTAGATGTTATCTCAATGCCATATGGTAGACAGTGGGACTACTGTGAAGTCCCTGTGGTAGCCTCATCCACTGGTATTGTTGACCATCAACTGTAAAAGCCAACCATGCTTGAGATTCAGCTGCCAGAAGTACTGACCAGAAACCATTGGCTTTGATGTGATGCATTCAGGGTGTTGAAGGTAGTTGATGGATCTACCCCCAGAGGGGTAACTTCTCTATATATTCAGGGGTGATCCTGGAATCCAGTGTCAGTCTCCATGCCATTCGCCTTCTTGACAAACCCGACTGTACTGTTTACGGACTCTGTGTTTTAACATGAATTGCTAGCTTCTCCAGCTGATTGACAATAGGTATGATGCTGCTTACAGATGTTCTGTTTAAAGGCTAATGCCTGGTACTCAGTGGCATCTTCCCAGTAAACTTAACAGGATATATTTCCAGCAGGCCACAGTCATTGCTGTTTTGTGCCTATACTAGATGCCTGGTTAATACAGATTTTTCCAACTGCATGAGATTCCAGGTAATTTTGCACACCCTGCATTGAAGAGTGGAG comes from Hypanus sabinus isolate sHypSab1 chromosome 12, sHypSab1.hap1, whole genome shotgun sequence and encodes:
- the LOC132403238 gene encoding zinc finger protein 229-like, with protein sequence MSFICSDCGKGFTRSHQLKVHQQVHTGERLFTCPDCGKVFTQLSELSIHQRVHTGERPFTCSDCGKEFSQSYQLNVHQRVHTGERPFTCSDCGKGFTLSSQLMVHQRVHTGERPFTCSVCGKGFAQSSSLQTHQSVHTGEKPFKCSDCEKIFTRSSDLLAHQSVHTGEMPFICLVCGKGFTQSSQLQRHQRVHTGERPFTCSVCGKGFTQSSNLQRHQSVHTGERPFTCSDCGKGFPRSFQLKVHQRIHTGERPFTCSDCGKGFAQSSELKVHQRVHTGERPFICSDCGKGFTHSSNLQTHQRVHTGERPFTCFDCGKGFSRSFQLLAHQRVHTGEKPFTCFDCGKGFSQSSQLKVHQRVHTGERPFICSDCGKGFIVSSQLMVHQRVHTGERPFTCSDCGKGFTTSSQLKEHQRVHTGERPFTCSDCGKGFTQSSHLQAHQRVHTG